A genome region from Penicillium psychrofluorescens genome assembly, chromosome: 3 includes the following:
- a CDS encoding uncharacterized protein (ID:PFLUO_004458-T1.cds;~source:funannotate), translating into MTPSPPDEALHFRGKTLTPESPRPLHIPEPANIPVLENQMDPVFNDTASYDYGQETTAPQRQEGWSGYSQDGQHRPGHTQNPGSLPGSREPAMHNDMTVSAAADYFPSSAPAMASSGVPSDSQAPPVVPVPQNFAPPNEIDSSAGPQQHRLDAKQEDPGLGGVDFQNLLDNLSAAPSAGSAAAPPMADSSLHQAPHTDESSPSQLPVRPHPIPSGDESHAYHHFPAHNSTAVSHPTKPSNQQPLPNVGAPGTVPGTGALPPPPLATFQQSPSTGADSAASSQEPPSKKGRGDKQVGRPGSKVWSLDDDAPWGPEVQKKYDEFLHDERVYVTEGLWDRFPIGSRLFVGNLPTERVTKRDMFHIFHKYGKLAQISIKQAYGFIQFLEAGSCHSALQAEQGALVRGRKIHLEISKPQRSTRPAPAPETSSRAPPPRRSRSPEFVRGGPARPPRPYEPTRLPFSDFRDEPPRRRDDYRPPRSPSPAPRSFRNREGYRSRDRTPERSDRRDRRRSRSPRSPRSPRSPRSPYTRDRRYRSPSPRRSAYEGEASLPVPRRAARDVPEVQILVLEELDRNFILHVENAFRNRGLRVDVLVLGSRIPLAAAVHRQIVEGVLAVVRLARSNQYSRKISLQVFDRSAGLDNVRFNDYPELDPNIAAEVMFHQSQAMQRGGPPLSFAPNPAFGVPPMPPMTMAQPGLPTLNNPPNIANLISSLDGPSLQSLLSALQQQQRAPVSQPVSANQSPFASPNPPPPADLATLLTNATRPPPPPMPGNPQQLPLPPPPFNLQPPPATGVSDPNLLALLAKGLGGRPPQGQPAVGSQVQNIMDQLAKWKQ; encoded by the exons ATGACGCCCAGTCCTCCTGATGAAGCGCTTCACTTCCGCGGCAAGACTCTGACTCCGGAAAGCCCCCGTCCGCTGCACATCCCGGAGCCTGCCAACATCCCCGTCCTGGAGAATCAAATGGACCCCGTCTTCAACGATACCGCCTCCTACGATTACGGCCAGGAAACAACCGCCCCGCAGAGACAAGAAGGATGGTCGGGTTACTCGCAGGATGGACAGCACCGCCCGGGCCACACCCAAAACCCAGGTAGCTTGCCGGGCTCGCGGGAGCCGGCGATGCACAATGACATGACTGTTTCTGCTGCGGCAGATTATTTCCCTTCCTCCGCGCCCGCGATGGCCAGCTCGGGGGTCCCCAGCGACTCCCAGGCGCCTCCGGTCGTTCCGGTCCCTCAGAACTTTGCGCCCCCCAACGAGATAGACTCTTCTGCTGGcccgcagcagcaccgcTTAGATGCGAAGCAGGAGGATCCGGGCCTGGGCGGCGTGGATTTCCAGAATCTGCTGGACAATCTCTCTGCCGCGCCCTCGGCCGGATCAGCTGCTGCCCCTCCAATGGCAGACTCGTCGCTCCATCAAGCACCACACACTGACGAGTCCTCCCCTTCCCAGCTGCCAGTCCGTCCTCATCCCATTCCCTCCGGCGATGAGAGCCATGCATACCATCATTTCCCCGCCCACAACAGCACTGCTGTGTCCCACCCAACTAAACCCAGTAACCAACAACCCCTGCCCAATGTTGGAGCACCGGGCACTGTTCCGGGTACCGGTGCTTTgcctccaccgccgctggCCACCTTCCAGCAAAGCCCTTCCACGGGCGCAGATTCTGCTGCCTCGTCCCAGGAGCCGCCGTCCAAGAAGGGCCGTGGCGATAAACAAGTCGGTCGGCCCGGCAGCAAAGTTTGGAGCCTAGACGATGATGCTCCCTGGGGCCCCGAGGTCCAAAAGAAATATGACGAATTTCTACACGATGAGCGGGTCTATGTGACAGAAGGTCTATGGGACCGGTTTCCGATCGGGTCGCGATTGTTTGTTG GCAATCTCCCCACGGAAAGAGTCACCAAGAGAGACATGTTCCATATCTTCCACAAATACGGCAAATTGGCCCAGATCTCGATCAAACAGGCCTACGGTTTCATACAATTTTTGGAAGCGGGTTCCTGCCATTCGGCGctccaggccgagcaggGTGCTCTGGTGCGAGGCCGCAAGATAC ATCTGGAGATCTCCAAGCCACAGCGGTCTACCAGACCTGCCCCCGCCCCGGAAACATCATCCCGGGCGCCTCCACCGCGTCGATCGAGGTCGCCTGAGTTTGTTCGAGGTGGCCCTGCCCGACCGCCCCGCCCATACGAGCCAACTCGACTGCCGTTCAGCGATTTCCGCGATGAGCCGCCCCGCCGACGGGATGATTATCGGCCTCCCCGCTCCCCTTCGCCGGCGCCCCGGTCCTTTCGAAACAGAGAGGGCTATCGGTCACGAGACCGGACCCCAGAACGAAGTGACCGTCGAGACCGCCGACGCTCCCgctctcctcgatctccccgGTCGCCTCGATCCCCCCGGTCTCCCTACACCAGGGATCGTCGGTATCGCAGCCCAAGTCCGAGGCGGAGTGCGTACGAGGGTGAGGCGAGTCTGCCGGTACCTCGACGCGCTGCGCGGGATGTGCCAGAAGTCCAAATCCTCGTGCTGGAGGAACTGGATAG AAACTTCATTCTCCATGTCGAAAACGCCTTCCGCAACCGTGGCCTCCGGGTGGATGTGCTGGTCCTGGGTTCTCGAATTCCTCTAGCAGCAGCGGTTCATCGCCAGATCGTGGAAGGGGTTCTGGCCGTTGTGAGATTGGCGCGCTCCAACCAATATTCACGCAAGATCTCCCTGCAGGTCTTCGATCGAAGCGCGGGGTTGGACAACGTTCGCTTCAATG ATTATCCGGAGCTCGACCCCAACATTGCTGCCGAAGTAATGTTCCACCAGTCTCAGGCCATGCAGCGCGGCGGTCCCCCCCTGTCATTTGCACCCAATCCTGCCTTTGGCGTtccgcccatgccgcccatgACGATGGCCCAACCTGGCCTACCGACGCTCAACAATCCTCCCAACATCGCCAACCTCATCAGTTCACTCGACGGCCCTAGCCTGCAGTCTCTGCTATCGGCActtcagcagcagcagcgtgCCCCAGTGTCGCAGCCTGTCTCGGCCAACCAGTCACCGTTTGCTTCTCCTAACCCTCCCCCTCCAGCCGATCTCGCTACTCTCTTGACCAACGCAACTCggccaccgcctcctccgaTGCCGGGAAACCCGCAACAACTACCGCTTCCCCCTCCGCCCTTTAATCTCCAACCCCCACCAGCCACCGGCGTCTCCGATCCAAACCTGCTCGCGCTTCTCGCTAAGGGTTTGGGGGGACGCCCGCCGCAGGGCCAGCCAGCCGTTGGTTCCCAGGTGCAAAACATCATGGACCAACTGGCCAAATGGAAGCAATGA